One part of the Microbulbifer sp. THAF38 genome encodes these proteins:
- the tuf gene encoding elongation factor Tu has protein sequence MAKEKFERSKPHVNVGTIGHVDHGKTTLTAALTRVCAEVWGGAAVAFDGIDNAPEERERGITIATSHVEYESPTRHYAHVDCPGHADYVKNMITGAAQMDGAILVCSAADGPMPQTREHILLSRQVGVPYIVVFLNKADMVDDEELLELVEMEVRELLDQYEFPGDDTPIIVGSALMALNGEDDNEMGTTAVKKLVETLDEYIPEPERAVDLPFLMPIEDVFSISGRGTVVTGRVERGVINTGDEVEIVGIKETTTTTCTGVEMFRKLLDEGRAGENIGALLRGTKRDEVERGQVLAKPGSITPHTKFEAEVYILSKDEGGRHTPFFKGYRPQFYFRTTDVTGAVELPEGTEMVMPGDNIQMVVTLIAPIAMEDGLRFAIREGGRTVGAGVVAKIIE, from the coding sequence ATGGCAAAAGAAAAGTTTGAACGTTCCAAGCCCCACGTGAACGTGGGCACCATCGGTCACGTTGACCACGGTAAAACCACCCTGACCGCTGCTCTGACTCGCGTATGTGCCGAGGTTTGGGGCGGTGCTGCCGTTGCTTTCGACGGTATCGACAATGCTCCAGAAGAGCGTGAGCGCGGTATCACCATCGCTACCTCTCACGTTGAGTACGAGTCCCCGACTCGCCACTACGCGCACGTAGACTGCCCCGGACACGCCGACTACGTTAAGAACATGATCACCGGTGCTGCTCAGATGGACGGCGCTATCCTGGTATGTTCCGCAGCTGACGGCCCCATGCCGCAGACTCGTGAGCACATCCTGCTGTCCCGTCAGGTAGGTGTACCTTACATCGTGGTATTCCTGAACAAAGCGGACATGGTAGACGACGAAGAGCTGCTCGAGCTGGTAGAAATGGAAGTTCGCGAACTTCTCGACCAGTACGAGTTCCCGGGTGACGACACTCCGATCATCGTTGGTTCTGCTCTGATGGCCCTGAACGGCGAAGACGATAACGAAATGGGTACTACCGCTGTTAAGAAGCTGGTAGAAACTCTGGACGAGTACATCCCTGAGCCGGAGCGTGCGGTAGACCTGCCGTTCCTGATGCCGATCGAAGACGTATTCTCTATCTCTGGCCGTGGTACTGTTGTTACCGGTCGTGTAGAGCGTGGTGTAATCAATACTGGCGACGAAGTTGAGATCGTTGGTATTAAAGAAACCACCACCACCACCTGTACTGGTGTTGAAATGTTCCGCAAGCTGCTCGACGAAGGTCGTGCTGGTGAGAACATCGGTGCGCTGCTGCGTGGCACCAAGCGTGACGAAGTTGAGCGTGGTCAGGTACTGGCTAAGCCGGGCTCCATCACTCCGCACACCAAGTTCGAAGCGGAAGTGTACATCCTGTCCAAGGACGAAGGTGGTCGTCACACTCCGTTCTTTAAAGGCTACCGTCCTCAGTTCTACTTCCGTACTACCGACGTAACTGGTGCGGTAGAGCTGCCGGAAGGCACTGAAATGGTAATGCCGGGCGACAACATTCAAATGGTTGTTACCCTGATCGCTCCGATCGCCATGGAAGACGGCCTGCGTTTCGCTATCCGCGAAGGTGGTCGTACCGTAGGTGCGGGCGTTGTTGCTAAGATCATTGAGTAA
- the secE gene encoding preprotein translocase subunit SecE, with product MNAKAEAKTFRLDGLKWLLIVLLVGGAVAGNSYYAEFPLIYRVLAVTAICLAALVVAVNTAKGNALWQLLREAQTEVRRVVWPTRQEATQTTVIVVVFVLIMALILWALDSALGWAASKLIG from the coding sequence ATGAATGCTAAAGCAGAAGCGAAAACCTTTCGTCTTGACGGCCTGAAGTGGCTGCTAATAGTGCTGCTGGTTGGTGGTGCTGTAGCGGGCAATTCTTATTATGCCGAATTTCCCCTGATTTACCGCGTACTGGCAGTGACTGCAATCTGCCTGGCTGCCCTGGTTGTTGCGGTGAATACTGCGAAGGGTAATGCACTCTGGCAACTTTTGCGCGAGGCGCAAACAGAAGTCAGGCGCGTGGTTTGGCCGACTCGCCAAGAGGCCACCCAGACGACAGTGATTGTGGTGGTTTTTGTGTTGATTATGGCGCTAATTCTCTGGGCGCTGGACTCCGCTTTAGGTTGGGCGGCATCCAAACTCATCGGCTAA
- the nusG gene encoding transcription termination/antitermination protein NusG: MAKHWYVVQAYSGYEKRVASSLKERIELHEMDHLFGEVLVPTEEVVEMRAGQKRKSERKFFPGYVLVEMELNDDTWHLVKETPRVLGFIGGKADRPAPITDREAQAILNRIDDSADKPKPKTLFEPGEMVRVIDGPFNDFNGVVEEVNYEKSRLRVAVLIFGRSTPVELEFSQVEKT; encoded by the coding sequence ATGGCAAAGCATTGGTATGTGGTCCAGGCTTACTCGGGCTATGAGAAGCGTGTCGCCAGCTCTTTGAAAGAGCGTATTGAGCTACACGAAATGGACCACCTGTTTGGTGAAGTGCTGGTTCCCACCGAAGAAGTGGTGGAGATGCGAGCAGGACAAAAGCGCAAGAGTGAGCGCAAGTTCTTCCCGGGTTATGTCCTGGTGGAAATGGAACTGAATGACGATACCTGGCACTTGGTGAAAGAAACCCCCCGAGTGCTCGGTTTTATCGGTGGCAAGGCAGATAGGCCGGCCCCGATTACCGATCGAGAGGCCCAGGCTATCCTGAATCGAATCGACGATTCCGCCGATAAGCCCAAGCCCAAGACCCTGTTTGAACCAGGTGAAATGGTTCGGGTTATCGACGGTCCGTTTAATGATTTCAACGGTGTGGTCGAAGAGGTCAACTACGAAAAGAGCCGCCTGCGCGTGGCCGTATTGATCTTCGGGCGCTCCACCCCCGTTGAACTGGAGTTTAGTCAGGTAGAAAAGACCTGA
- the rplK gene encoding 50S ribosomal protein L11 gives MAKKVEAYIKLQVKAGQANPSPPVGPALGQHGVNIMEFCKAFNAQTQSLEPGLPVPVVISVYSDRSFTFIMKSPPAAVLLRKAAKIKSGSGRPNTDKVGKVTRAQIEEIVEMKKADLTASDMDAAVRTIAGSARSAGIEVEGL, from the coding sequence ATGGCTAAGAAAGTAGAAGCTTATATCAAGCTGCAAGTTAAGGCCGGTCAGGCCAACCCAAGTCCGCCCGTTGGTCCTGCACTGGGTCAGCACGGCGTGAACATCATGGAATTCTGTAAGGCGTTCAACGCCCAGACTCAAAGCCTTGAGCCGGGTCTGCCGGTGCCGGTTGTGATCTCTGTATACAGCGATCGCTCCTTCACCTTCATCATGAAGTCCCCGCCTGCTGCAGTACTGCTGCGCAAGGCTGCCAAGATCAAGAGCGGTTCCGGTCGTCCGAACACCGACAAGGTAGGTAAGGTTACCCGCGCTCAGATCGAAGAGATCGTAGAAATGAAGAAAGCCGACCTGACTGCATCCGATATGGACGCGGCCGTGCGCACTATCGCCGGTTCCGCACGCAGTGCCGGTATCGAAGTGGAGGGTCTCTAA
- the rplA gene encoding 50S ribosomal protein L1, with amino-acid sequence MAKLSKRQRVIAEKVEAGKAYGIEEAVALLKELSNVKFAETVDASVNLGIDPRKSDQAVRGATTLPHGTGKEVRVAVFTQGANADAAKEAGADLIGMDELAADVKAGKMDFDVVIASPDAMRVVGQLGQILGPRGLMPNPKTGTVTPDVATAVKNAKAGQVRFRADKGGIIHGGIGKVAFDANLLKENLEALVADLKKAKPASAKGVYLKKITLSTTMGPGLVIDQSSLNI; translated from the coding sequence GTGGCTAAATTGAGCAAGCGTCAGCGCGTAATCGCTGAGAAAGTTGAAGCTGGTAAAGCCTACGGTATCGAAGAAGCCGTAGCTCTGCTGAAAGAGCTGTCCAACGTTAAGTTTGCAGAGACTGTAGACGCCTCTGTAAACCTGGGTATCGACCCACGTAAATCCGATCAGGCTGTTCGCGGTGCGACCACTCTGCCGCACGGTACCGGTAAAGAAGTTCGCGTAGCTGTTTTCACCCAGGGTGCAAACGCTGATGCCGCTAAAGAAGCGGGCGCTGACCTGATCGGTATGGACGAGCTGGCTGCCGACGTTAAAGCGGGCAAGATGGACTTCGACGTAGTGATCGCTTCTCCAGATGCGATGCGCGTTGTGGGTCAGCTGGGTCAGATCCTCGGCCCGCGCGGCCTGATGCCGAACCCGAAGACTGGCACTGTAACTCCAGACGTTGCTACCGCTGTTAAAAATGCTAAAGCTGGTCAGGTGCGTTTCCGCGCTGACAAAGGCGGCATCATCCACGGTGGTATCGGCAAAGTTGCTTTCGATGCTAACTTGCTGAAAGAAAACCTGGAAGCTCTTGTAGCAGACCTGAAGAAAGCCAAGCCGGCTTCTGCAAAAGGTGTGTACCTGAAGAAGATCACCCTGAGCACCACTATGGGCCCAGGTCTGGTTATCGACCAGTCTTCCCTGAACATCTAA
- the rplJ gene encoding 50S ribosomal protein L10 has translation MAIGLEDKKAIVADVQQAAEGALSAVVADSRGVTVNDMTALRKEARENGVWLKVVRNTLARRALAGTDYECLTDKFVGPSIIAFSNEHPGAGARILSQFAKGNDKLELKGAAFEGAITDVALLASLPTYDEAIAKLMSVLKEASAGKLVRTIAAVRDQKEQEAA, from the coding sequence ATGGCTATTGGACTCGAAGACAAGAAAGCGATTGTCGCAGATGTCCAGCAAGCTGCTGAGGGTGCTCTGTCTGCGGTTGTTGCGGATTCCCGCGGCGTTACCGTAAATGACATGACTGCCCTGCGCAAAGAGGCTCGCGAGAACGGCGTTTGGTTAAAAGTCGTCCGCAATACTCTGGCGCGTCGCGCTCTGGCAGGAACCGATTACGAATGTCTGACTGACAAATTCGTAGGTCCTAGCATCATTGCATTCTCTAACGAACACCCAGGTGCCGGCGCGCGTATCCTGAGCCAGTTCGCCAAGGGCAATGACAAGCTGGAACTGAAAGGTGCTGCCTTCGAAGGCGCGATCACCGACGTCGCATTGTTGGCAAGCCTGCCGACTTACGACGAGGCGATCGCCAAGCTGATGAGCGTATTGAAAGAAGCATCTGCTGGCAAGCTGGTCCGCACTATTGCGGCCGTTCGCGACCAAAAAGAGCAGGAAGCTGCGTAA
- the rplL gene encoding 50S ribosomal protein L7/L12, producing the protein MSLTKEDIINAVAEMSVKDVVELIEAMEEKFGVTAAAAVVAGPAAAEAAEEKDSFDVVLTSAGDKKVNVIKVVRGITGLGLKEAKALVDGAPSPLKEGATKDEAEAAKKELEEAGATVELK; encoded by the coding sequence ATGTCTCTGACTAAAGAAGATATCATCAACGCTGTTGCCGAAATGTCTGTTAAGGACGTTGTTGAACTGATCGAAGCAATGGAAGAGAAGTTCGGTGTAACTGCTGCTGCAGCAGTTGTAGCCGGCCCGGCGGCTGCTGAAGCAGCTGAAGAGAAAGACTCTTTCGACGTAGTTCTGACTTCTGCAGGCGACAAGAAAGTAAACGTGATCAAGGTTGTTCGCGGCATCACCGGCCTGGGCCTGAAAGAAGCCAAGGCACTGGTTGACGGCGCTCCAAGCCCGCTGAAAGAAGGCGCAACCAAAGACGAAGCTGAAGCCGCTAAGAAAGAGCTGGAAGAAGCTGGCGCTACTGTAGAACTGAAGTAA
- the rpoB gene encoding DNA-directed RNA polymerase subunit beta codes for MAYSYTEKKRIRKDFGKLPKVMDVPFLLAIQLDSYRNFTQADKRPDDRLDVGLQAAFKSVFPIVSYSGNAALEYVSYTLGKPAFDVKECTLRGVTYACPLRVRVRLIIYDKESANKSIKDIKEQEVYMGEIPLMTDNGTFVINGTERVIVSQLHRSPGVFFDHDKGKTHSSGKLLYAARVIPYRGSWLDFEFDPKDLVFVRIDRRRKLPATILLRALGYSSQEMLEMFFETSKFELQEDRVSLELIPSRLRGDVASFDIKDGQGKVIVEEGRRITPRHIRQLEKAGVEKLDAPLEYLFGRILAHDIIDESTGEIAVECNAEITAEVIAQLRALNIKQFETLYTNDLDRGPFISDTLRAEPSRTQLEALVEIYRMMRPGEPPTKESAESLFENLFFTDERYDLSAVGRMKFNRRLGREDETGQGTLSKEDIVDVLKTLIDIRNGQGMVDDIDHLGNRRVRSVGEMAENQFRVGLVRVERAVKERLSMAESEGLMPQDLINAKPVAAAVKEFFGSSQLSQFMDQNNPLSEVTHKRRVSALGPGGLTRERAGFEVRDVHPTHYGRVCPIETPEGPNIGLINSLATYARANHYGFLESAYRKVVDGKVTDEIEYLSAINEANYVIAQASAAVDDNGNFVDDLVSVRHHNEFALKAPAEIQYMDVSAKQVVSVAAAMIPFLEHDDANRALMGSNMQRQAVPTLRAEKPLVGTGMERTVARDSGVCVVAKRGGIIERVDSSRVVVRVADAEVEAGDAGVDIYNLTKYIRSNQNTCINQRPIVNTGDRVTRGDILADGPSVDLGELALGQNMRIAFMPWNGYNFEDSILISERVVQEDRFTTIHIQELTCIARDTKLGSEEITADIPNVGESALNKLDESGIVYIGAEVGAGDILVGKVTPKGEAQLTPEEKLLRAIFGEKASDVKDTSLRAPSGTRGTVIDVQVFTRDGLQKDQRSIDIEKAQLDEVRKDLNEEYRIVEGATFERLQQALQGQKAAGGKGISKGQELTAEVLGGLPREDWFKLRMEDESLNEQLEKAEAQLKERRKLLDEAFEDKKKKLESGDDLAPGVLKIVKVYLAIKRRIQPGDKMAGRHGNKGVISVIKPVEDMPYDQNGEPVDIVLNPLGVPSRMNVGQVLEMHLGMAAKGLGVKIDKMIKDQQEVAKVRGFLEEVYNSTGGRKEELDQFSDQEVMTMAQNLRRGVPMATPVFDGADESEIKQLLRLADIPDSGQITLHDGRTGDAFERPVTVGYMYMLKLNHLVDDKMHARSTGSYSLVTQQPLGGKAQFGGQRFGEMEVWALEAYGAAYTLQEMLTVKSDDVEGRTKMYKNIVDSDHRMEPGMPESFNVLVKEIRSLGMNFELEHE; via the coding sequence ATGGCTTACTCATATACTGAGAAAAAACGTATCCGCAAGGATTTTGGCAAACTGCCTAAGGTCATGGATGTGCCCTTCCTGCTTGCGATACAGCTGGATTCATATCGCAATTTTACACAGGCCGACAAGCGCCCCGACGACCGCTTGGACGTTGGCCTGCAGGCGGCGTTTAAATCCGTATTTCCGATTGTTAGCTATTCCGGAAATGCCGCCCTGGAGTACGTGAGCTATACCCTGGGTAAGCCCGCCTTTGATGTCAAGGAATGTACCCTGCGCGGCGTGACTTACGCCTGCCCGCTGCGTGTACGTGTGCGTCTGATTATTTACGATAAAGAGTCTGCCAATAAGTCCATCAAGGACATCAAAGAGCAGGAAGTCTACATGGGCGAGATTCCGCTCATGACGGACAACGGTACCTTTGTGATTAATGGTACCGAGCGTGTAATCGTTTCCCAGCTGCACCGCTCCCCAGGTGTTTTCTTCGATCACGATAAAGGCAAGACTCACTCCTCCGGTAAGCTGTTGTACGCCGCGCGCGTAATCCCCTACCGTGGTTCCTGGCTGGACTTCGAATTCGATCCAAAAGATCTGGTATTCGTACGTATCGACCGCCGCCGCAAACTTCCAGCGACGATTCTGCTGCGCGCTCTGGGTTATAGCTCCCAGGAAATGCTGGAAATGTTCTTCGAGACCAGCAAGTTCGAACTGCAGGAAGACCGCGTTAGCCTGGAACTGATTCCCTCCCGCCTGCGCGGTGACGTGGCTTCTTTTGATATCAAAGATGGCCAGGGCAAGGTGATTGTGGAAGAGGGGCGTCGTATCACTCCGCGCCATATTCGCCAACTGGAAAAAGCCGGCGTAGAAAAGCTGGACGCGCCGTTGGAGTACCTATTTGGCCGTATTCTGGCTCACGACATTATCGATGAGTCTACTGGTGAAATTGCAGTCGAGTGTAATGCTGAGATTACCGCTGAGGTGATCGCGCAGCTGCGTGCTCTGAATATCAAGCAGTTCGAAACGCTGTATACCAACGATCTGGACCGCGGACCGTTTATCTCCGATACCCTGCGTGCAGAGCCTTCCCGCACCCAGCTGGAAGCGCTGGTAGAAATCTACCGTATGATGCGCCCGGGCGAGCCGCCCACCAAGGAGTCTGCGGAATCCCTGTTTGAAAACTTGTTCTTCACCGACGAGCGCTACGACCTGTCTGCCGTTGGCCGTATGAAGTTCAACCGCCGTCTGGGCCGCGAAGACGAAACTGGCCAGGGTACCTTAAGCAAAGAAGATATCGTCGATGTACTGAAAACATTGATTGATATCCGCAACGGTCAGGGTATGGTCGACGACATCGACCACCTGGGTAACCGCCGCGTGCGTTCCGTGGGTGAAATGGCCGAGAACCAGTTCCGTGTTGGTCTGGTACGTGTTGAGCGCGCGGTGAAAGAGCGCCTGTCCATGGCGGAGTCCGAAGGCCTGATGCCGCAGGACCTGATCAATGCCAAGCCGGTGGCCGCTGCAGTGAAGGAATTCTTCGGTTCCTCACAGCTGTCCCAGTTTATGGACCAGAACAACCCGCTGTCGGAAGTGACCCACAAGCGCCGTGTTTCCGCACTGGGCCCAGGTGGTCTGACCCGCGAGCGCGCCGGCTTCGAAGTGCGCGACGTACACCCGACGCACTACGGCCGCGTATGCCCGATTGAGACGCCGGAAGGACCGAACATCGGTCTGATTAACTCCCTGGCAACTTATGCCCGTGCCAACCATTACGGTTTCCTCGAGAGTGCCTACCGCAAAGTGGTTGACGGCAAGGTAACTGACGAAATCGAGTATCTGTCTGCGATCAACGAAGCAAACTACGTTATCGCCCAGGCCTCTGCGGCAGTGGATGACAACGGTAACTTCGTTGACGACCTGGTGAGCGTGCGTCACCACAACGAGTTTGCTTTGAAAGCTCCGGCAGAAATCCAATATATGGATGTCTCTGCCAAGCAGGTGGTCTCCGTAGCTGCGGCGATGATCCCGTTCCTTGAGCACGATGACGCCAACCGCGCATTGATGGGATCGAACATGCAACGTCAGGCGGTTCCAACCCTGCGCGCTGAAAAGCCGTTGGTGGGTACCGGTATGGAGCGCACCGTAGCGCGCGACTCCGGCGTGTGCGTGGTTGCCAAGCGCGGCGGCATTATTGAGCGTGTCGACTCCAGCCGCGTGGTAGTCCGTGTAGCGGACGCCGAGGTTGAAGCCGGCGATGCAGGTGTGGATATCTACAACCTGACCAAGTACATCCGTTCCAACCAAAATACCTGTATCAATCAGCGTCCGATTGTTAACACTGGTGATCGCGTAACCCGCGGCGATATCCTCGCCGATGGTCCTTCGGTAGATCTGGGTGAGCTGGCTCTGGGCCAGAACATGCGCATCGCGTTTATGCCCTGGAACGGATACAACTTTGAGGACTCCATCCTCATTAGTGAGCGTGTTGTACAGGAAGACCGTTTCACCACGATCCATATTCAGGAACTGACCTGTATCGCCCGTGACACCAAGCTGGGCAGCGAGGAAATCACTGCGGATATCCCCAACGTGGGTGAGTCTGCGCTGAACAAGCTGGACGAGTCCGGCATTGTATATATCGGTGCGGAAGTAGGTGCCGGCGATATCCTGGTGGGTAAGGTGACTCCTAAAGGCGAAGCTCAGCTGACCCCGGAAGAGAAGCTGCTGCGCGCTATCTTCGGTGAAAAAGCTTCCGACGTTAAAGACACCTCTCTGCGCGCGCCCAGTGGCACCCGCGGTACCGTGATCGACGTTCAGGTGTTCACCCGTGACGGCCTGCAGAAAGATCAGCGCTCCATCGATATTGAGAAGGCGCAGCTGGATGAGGTTCGCAAGGATCTCAACGAGGAATACCGCATTGTTGAAGGTGCGACTTTTGAGCGTCTCCAGCAAGCGCTACAGGGCCAGAAGGCTGCCGGTGGCAAAGGTATCAGCAAGGGCCAGGAGCTCACTGCTGAAGTACTGGGTGGACTGCCGCGCGAAGACTGGTTCAAGCTGCGCATGGAAGACGAGAGCCTCAACGAGCAGCTGGAGAAGGCCGAAGCACAGCTGAAAGAGCGTCGCAAGCTGCTCGACGAAGCCTTCGAAGACAAGAAGAAAAAACTGGAGTCTGGCGATGACCTGGCTCCGGGCGTGCTGAAAATCGTCAAGGTTTACCTGGCGATCAAACGCCGCATCCAGCCGGGTGACAAGATGGCCGGTCGCCACGGTAACAAGGGTGTGATCTCCGTGATCAAGCCCGTTGAGGATATGCCTTACGACCAAAACGGTGAACCAGTCGATATCGTTCTGAACCCGCTGGGTGTTCCCTCGCGGATGAACGTTGGTCAGGTTCTGGAAATGCACCTGGGTATGGCCGCGAAAGGTCTTGGCGTAAAAATCGACAAAATGATCAAGGACCAGCAGGAAGTCGCCAAGGTGCGTGGGTTCCTGGAAGAGGTATACAACTCCACAGGCGGTCGCAAGGAAGAACTGGATCAGTTCTCCGATCAGGAAGTCATGACCATGGCGCAAAACCTGCGTCGCGGTGTGCCCATGGCGACTCCGGTATTCGATGGTGCCGATGAGAGCGAGATCAAGCAGTTGCTGCGCCTCGCCGATATCCCCGATTCCGGCCAGATCACTCTGCACGACGGTCGTACCGGTGATGCTTTCGAGCGTCCGGTTACCGTGGGCTACATGTACATGCTGAAGCTGAACCACCTGGTAGACGACAAGATGCACGCGCGTTCTACCGGTTCCTACAGCCTGGTTACCCAGCAGCCGCTGGGTGGTAAGGCACAGTTCGGTGGTCAGCGCTTCGGGGAGATGGAAGTGTGGGCGCTGGAAGCCTACGGCGCCGCATACACCCTGCAGGAGATGCTCACGGTCAAATCCGATGACGTGGAAGGGCGGACCAAGATGTACAAAAACATCGTGGATTCCGACCACCGTATGGAGCCCGGCATGCCGGAGTCCTTCAACGTACTGGTTAAGGAAATCCGCTCTCTCGGTATGAATTTCGAGCTCGAGCACGAGTAA